A portion of the Sphingobacterium spiritivorum genome contains these proteins:
- a CDS encoding SusC/RagA family TonB-linked outer membrane protein, whose translation MKFRPNSALKKSLWLLCVMCIISIKSFGQTKVTKGKIVDSRTQEAIEGASIRNLSNGRITSSGSNGSFSIPTTGKDTLQIAFIGYLSTKVEASSQEDLLVNLSANQESLGEVVVTALGIKKEKQAIGYSVQEVKGQDMVKAREPNAIANLAGRVSGLTITASTNLFGDPGITLRGRSNVLIVVDGMPVNTDSWNLSPDDIESYSVLKGANAAALYGSRGQNGAIVITTKRAKSNDKGFQVEFNSSTQVQTGYNAIPKIQTEYGPGSNYEYAFKDGRGGGVNDNDYNIWGPRFEGQPITQYNSPVDPATGELIPLPWTARGKNNLTNFLENGILSTNNLALSTKGENGDIRISISQMYQKGTTPNTKLGGTNVSVSGGINAGEKLRFDASINYNKQYSPNYPNLSYGPHNPIYILTLWGGADYDINDLKNYWQPGKEQVQQYNREYTIYDNPWMTAYENLRTYDKDDIYGHLTMNYKLSNKLSAGARTSVSTWNRNRTIKIPISANLYGYDIGGSRVGGYHETYDTFWENNTEVSLKYQDRFHEDIGFNASLFGNLRTVGVKSLFARTDRGLTVPGVYDLNNSVMPTIAKNDRASRQVASVYGFADIDYRNMLYLSLTGRVDKSSTMPLKNNTYFYPSASLSAIVSEMVDLPAVISSLKVRGAYADVASDFVNETDQYNIYKLLPFYSNYGRWANSYTGVTYTDVLPNPDLVAERVRTFELGLEARFFNGRLGLDAAVFRNLEGPRIIELSTSISSGVRARQTNGLTLLRKGLEVSINGTPVKKEHFSWDLILNASTNHAWLHNIDGVQTRYGNIRVGERWDSYYVRDFQKDNQGNLIVGTNGLPAYNPYQSKIGYSDNNFALSLNNSFRYKTFGLSFLVDGRFGGLINNVQDAKQWGSGTHPESANEYRYKDWQNRDVDSYKGSVMTNGQKIVSGQLSTDQDGNVISDSRIFAPNDIPVLWQSWATNYYQSGPVAAKDRTFVKLREVVLSYNLPASFLQRSKFFRSASVSLVGRNLLYFTGKGTKNMDLDQFTSASSDYQTPSVKSFGLNINATF comes from the coding sequence ATGAAATTCAGACCTAATTCCGCTTTAAAGAAATCACTCTGGCTCCTTTGTGTCATGTGTATAATTTCTATAAAAAGTTTCGGGCAGACAAAAGTAACAAAAGGGAAAATTGTAGACTCCCGGACACAGGAAGCAATAGAAGGAGCAAGCATTCGCAACCTCAGTAACGGCAGGATAACATCATCCGGTTCAAATGGGAGTTTCAGTATTCCAACCACTGGAAAAGATACGCTTCAGATAGCTTTTATCGGGTACCTAAGTACAAAAGTCGAAGCTTCATCCCAGGAAGACCTTCTGGTAAATCTATCTGCTAATCAGGAATCTCTGGGAGAAGTAGTCGTGACTGCTTTGGGAATAAAAAAGGAAAAGCAGGCTATCGGTTATTCTGTACAGGAAGTCAAAGGCCAGGATATGGTCAAAGCCCGCGAACCCAATGCTATCGCAAATCTTGCAGGCCGGGTATCAGGATTGACCATCACAGCCAGCACCAATCTGTTTGGAGATCCGGGCATCACACTTCGTGGCCGGAGTAATGTACTTATCGTAGTAGATGGTATGCCTGTAAATACAGACTCCTGGAATCTGAGTCCCGATGATATTGAGTCCTATTCTGTACTAAAAGGCGCAAATGCAGCCGCACTCTATGGCAGCAGAGGTCAGAACGGAGCAATTGTCATTACCACCAAAAGAGCGAAATCAAATGACAAAGGTTTTCAGGTGGAATTTAATTCCAGTACACAGGTACAGACCGGATATAACGCTATTCCAAAAATTCAGACAGAATACGGCCCGGGAAGTAATTACGAATACGCTTTTAAAGATGGTCGCGGAGGTGGTGTAAATGATAATGATTACAATATCTGGGGTCCGCGCTTTGAAGGACAGCCTATCACACAGTATAATAGTCCGGTAGATCCGGCAACGGGGGAACTGATTCCCCTTCCATGGACAGCCAGAGGAAAAAATAATCTGACAAATTTTCTTGAAAACGGTATTTTAAGTACAAATAATCTTGCCCTTTCTACCAAAGGGGAAAATGGAGATATCCGGATTTCCATTTCTCAAATGTATCAGAAAGGAACCACGCCAAATACCAAACTGGGCGGAACAAATGTCAGCGTATCCGGAGGGATAAATGCTGGTGAAAAATTACGTTTTGATGCCAGTATCAACTATAACAAACAGTACTCTCCAAACTATCCAAATTTAAGTTATGGCCCGCATAATCCTATCTATATCCTGACACTTTGGGGAGGTGCCGATTACGACATCAATGATCTTAAAAACTACTGGCAGCCAGGTAAAGAACAGGTACAACAGTACAACCGGGAATATACAATCTATGATAATCCATGGATGACAGCTTATGAAAATCTGCGTACCTACGACAAAGACGACATATACGGGCATCTGACCATGAACTACAAACTGAGCAATAAATTGTCTGCCGGTGCCCGTACAAGTGTCAGCACATGGAACCGCAACCGAACCATCAAAATTCCTATTTCAGCAAACTTATACGGGTATGATATCGGAGGTAGCCGCGTTGGCGGATATCACGAGACATATGATACCTTTTGGGAAAATAATACGGAGGTGTCTCTAAAATATCAGGATCGCTTCCATGAAGATATAGGATTCAATGCCTCTTTATTCGGAAATCTGCGTACCGTAGGTGTAAAATCCTTATTTGCAAGGACAGACAGAGGTCTGACTGTGCCGGGTGTATACGATCTGAACAACTCGGTCATGCCTACCATCGCAAAAAATGACAGAGCCTCCAGACAGGTAGCCAGTGTATATGGATTTGCTGATATTGATTACAGAAATATGTTGTATCTGAGTCTGACGGGGCGAGTAGATAAGTCTTCGACTATGCCGCTTAAAAACAATACTTATTTTTATCCGTCCGCATCTCTGAGTGCTATAGTATCAGAAATGGTTGATCTTCCTGCTGTTATTTCATCTTTGAAAGTGAGAGGTGCTTATGCTGATGTGGCAAGTGATTTTGTCAATGAAACTGATCAATATAATATCTATAAACTACTCCCCTTTTACAGCAACTACGGACGATGGGCTAATTCATACACAGGAGTAACCTATACGGATGTTCTTCCCAATCCTGATTTGGTTGCAGAGCGTGTACGTACATTTGAATTAGGTCTGGAAGCCCGCTTTTTCAATGGCCGCCTTGGCCTGGATGCTGCTGTATTCCGCAATCTGGAAGGTCCGCGTATTATTGAGCTTTCTACTTCCATCAGCAGCGGTGTCCGTGCCCGTCAGACCAATGGTCTGACCCTGCTTCGCAAAGGACTGGAAGTAAGTATCAACGGAACACCAGTCAAAAAAGAACATTTTTCCTGGGATCTCATCCTGAATGCATCGACTAATCATGCCTGGCTACATAATATAGATGGTGTACAGACCCGCTATGGCAACATACGTGTTGGAGAACGCTGGGACAGCTATTATGTTCGTGATTTTCAAAAAGACAATCAGGGAAATCTGATTGTCGGCACCAATGGTCTGCCGGCTTACAACCCCTACCAGAGTAAAATCGGTTACAGCGACAACAACTTTGCGCTCAGTCTCAACAACAGCTTCCGATACAAAACCTTTGGACTAAGTTTTCTGGTAGACGGACGATTCGGAGGGTTGATAAATAACGTACAGGATGCAAAACAATGGGGATCGGGCACACATCCGGAGTCTGCAAACGAATACCGCTATAAAGACTGGCAAAACAGAGATGTGGATAGCTACAAAGGCAGCGTCATGACCAACGGACAAAAGATAGTCAGTGGCCAGTTGAGTACCGATCAGGATGGTAACGTGATTTCGGACAGCCGCATATTTGCACCTAATGACATCCCGGTATTGTGGCAGAGCTGGGCAACGAACTACTACCAGTCGGGACCAGTGGCAGCCAAGGACAGAACCTTTGTCAAATTACGTGAGGTCGTCCTGAGTTACAACCTGCCGGCATCCTTCCTTCAAAGAAGTAAATTTTTCCGTTCGGCCTCTGTATCTCTTGTAGGACGTAACCTGCTTTATTTTACAGGTAAAGGCACAAAGAATATGGATCTGGATCAATTCACAAGTGCAAGCTCGGATTATCAGACACCTTCTGTCAAAAGTTTTGGTTTGAACATCAATGCTACATTTTAA
- a CDS encoding phytoene desaturase family protein: protein MKKTQYDAVIVGAGPNGLAAAITLQQQGLSVLLIEGKDTVGGGMRTLELTLPGYAHDVCSAIHPMALGSPFFATLPLADFGLEFIHAPLAAAHPFDDGSAAFLSRSLTDTAEALGHDAERYRSLIGPFADHWEALASDSMGPLRFPKNPLLMAKFGRYALQPADLLVSRFQNPKTRALWAGMAAHAIQPLNNLASSAVGLMLLAVGHRKGWPIPRGGSQAIADALAACFVALGGEIQTGVWIEDLDDLPPHKVALFDVTPRQLDKIAGNRLKKSYSNQLKKYRYGMGVFKMDWALDGPVPFRSADARSAGTVHLGNTFEEIAEGEWKTSKGQHVETPFVLLAQQSRFDTGRVPEGKQAVWAYCHVPNGSTQDMSRQMENQIERFAPGFKDRILARNIMDTQAMETYNPNYIGGDINGGIIDIRQLYTRPVLSLSPYRTSLKQVYICSSSTPPGGGVHGMCGYHAARLALRDIFGIRIPRL from the coding sequence ATGAAGAAAACCCAGTATGATGCTGTAATAGTAGGGGCTGGACCTAATGGTCTCGCAGCTGCCATTACGCTTCAGCAGCAAGGATTATCAGTATTATTGATAGAAGGTAAAGATACAGTAGGGGGTGGAATGCGTACACTGGAGCTAACATTGCCTGGATATGCGCATGATGTATGTTCTGCCATTCATCCTATGGCTTTGGGTTCTCCGTTTTTTGCGACTTTACCTTTGGCAGATTTCGGTCTGGAATTCATTCATGCTCCTTTAGCTGCAGCACATCCTTTTGATGATGGCAGTGCAGCCTTTTTATCCCGGTCACTGACCGATACAGCAGAAGCGCTGGGTCATGATGCTGAACGTTACCGTTCTCTGATCGGGCCTTTTGCCGATCATTGGGAAGCACTGGCCAGTGATAGTATGGGACCCTTGCGTTTTCCCAAGAATCCCTTGCTGATGGCCAAGTTCGGACGTTATGCATTACAACCGGCAGACCTTCTGGTCAGTAGATTTCAGAATCCCAAGACCAGAGCCTTGTGGGCCGGAATGGCAGCTCATGCCATCCAGCCTTTAAATAATTTGGCATCTTCTGCTGTTGGGTTAATGTTGTTAGCTGTCGGACACCGCAAAGGCTGGCCTATACCACGGGGAGGATCACAAGCTATAGCGGATGCACTGGCTGCCTGTTTTGTTGCGCTGGGTGGTGAAATCCAGACAGGTGTGTGGATAGAAGATCTGGATGATTTACCTCCTCATAAAGTGGCTCTGTTCGATGTTACTCCCCGTCAACTGGACAAGATAGCCGGAAACAGACTGAAAAAATCATACAGCAATCAATTGAAAAAATACCGGTATGGAATGGGAGTATTCAAAATGGACTGGGCTCTGGATGGTCCTGTTCCTTTTCGGTCTGCAGATGCCAGATCTGCGGGTACCGTACATCTGGGGAATACATTCGAAGAAATCGCAGAAGGAGAATGGAAAACATCCAAAGGGCAACATGTCGAAACTCCCTTTGTACTGCTTGCTCAGCAAAGCCGCTTTGATACAGGTCGGGTGCCGGAAGGTAAGCAGGCGGTATGGGCTTACTGCCATGTGCCAAATGGTTCGACACAGGATATGAGCCGACAAATGGAGAATCAGATCGAACGCTTTGCTCCCGGATTCAAAGACCGGATTTTAGCCAGAAATATCATGGATACACAAGCTATGGAAACATACAATCCTAATTATATAGGAGGGGACATCAACGGAGGTATTATTGATATCCGCCAGCTGTATACCCGTCCAGTATTAAGTCTTTCTCCTTACAGAACGTCTTTAAAACAGGTCTATATCTGTTCCTCTTCTACGCCTCCCGGCGGAGGTGTACACGGGATGTGCGGTTACCATGCCGCCAGACTGGCGTTGCGGGATATTTTTGGTATCCGGATTCCCAGGCTGTAA
- a CDS encoding metallophosphoesterase family protein → MDIPRRKFLKGAGILSASSVLAFSNLTAYAHDKQKRNIKRSLRIAHLTDIHILDKPEVNKAVSGVFAQLQSMKDKPDFIINTGDSLMDMNNQTKERIDILWKAWDQAAATHSFNVKSCLGNHDVWHLPKDHAAYEQSSKDPLYGKKWAMTKLGLPQPYYSFEQKGWKFIALDSIHYNPEQGGYTFGQEQLDWLKEELARTPEKTPVLLFSHVPIISVTPLLYAAQRTPVLKMGFPGGDQHVDVIDVKSILKLHPNVRVALSGHVHYVDQVSYLGVNYYCGGAVSGNWWNGVLDDFAPAYSILDLYEDGSSHYETIYY, encoded by the coding sequence ATGGACATTCCAAGAAGAAAGTTTTTAAAAGGAGCAGGTATTCTTTCTGCATCCTCCGTTCTCGCATTTTCAAATCTGACCGCTTATGCTCATGACAAGCAGAAGCGGAACATTAAACGCTCCTTACGTATTGCTCACCTGACGGATATTCATATACTCGATAAACCGGAAGTTAATAAAGCTGTTTCGGGTGTTTTTGCTCAGCTGCAGTCCATGAAGGATAAACCTGATTTTATTATCAACACAGGAGATAGCCTTATGGACATGAATAACCAGACCAAAGAACGGATAGACATATTATGGAAAGCCTGGGATCAGGCTGCAGCTACGCATTCTTTCAACGTAAAAAGTTGTCTGGGTAACCACGATGTCTGGCATTTACCAAAGGATCATGCAGCATATGAACAGTCTTCAAAAGACCCGTTGTATGGTAAAAAATGGGCAATGACTAAATTAGGATTACCGCAACCGTATTATTCTTTTGAACAGAAAGGCTGGAAATTTATCGCACTGGACAGCATACATTATAATCCGGAACAGGGTGGATATACTTTTGGTCAGGAACAATTGGATTGGCTTAAAGAAGAATTAGCCCGGACTCCGGAAAAGACACCGGTATTACTATTCTCTCATGTTCCGATCATTTCAGTCACACCTCTCTTATATGCGGCACAACGTACACCTGTTCTCAAAATGGGTTTTCCGGGAGGAGATCAGCATGTAGATGTAATAGATGTAAAGTCTATTCTGAAACTACATCCTAATGTGCGTGTGGCATTAAGCGGTCATGTACATTATGTAGATCAGGTCTCCTATCTTGGTGTAAATTACTATTGTGGCGGTGCTGTTTCGGGCAACTGGTGGAATGGTGTACTGGACGATTTTGCTCCGGCATATTCCATCCTTGATCTGTATGAAGACGGAAGCAGCCACTACGAAACTATTTATTATTAA
- a CDS encoding family 20 glycosylhydrolase, giving the protein MKKAIPSLLGLLFFLYSGTTAIGQSSSGQLNLIPYPKQMDVQQSSSAFNAQKLLYYTTDSKLFGDAEQYLKQHIFTGNQWSKSAQKNANIQLIRDNNIAPEGYHLNIDEKGIQIKASTQAGAFYALQTLKQMSALSESSINKSFPYVKIKDAPTYQWRGVELDVARHFFSKEYLFKFIDLLALYKFNKLHLHLTDDQGWRIEIKRYPKLTQEGAWRSYNNQDSACFVKAKDNPDFNLPKEHIRIKDGKEEYGGYYTQDDIREIIKYAAMRSVEIVPEIDMPGHMMIATKAYPELLLDGASSGWGTQFSVPICPCKESAYTFTQHVLQEVIDLFPSKYIHIGADEVEKTSWKESPLCQQLMKEEGIAHLEDLQSYFVGRINTFIQKNNKVAIGWDEILEGKSDPSMTVMYWRGWVKDAPQKAIERNHPVIMTPTNPLYFDYLPNKSSLESVYKLNVVPADIPAEKRSYIQGAQANIWTEMIPSKERLEFMILPRLSALAERVWTDTTLFESYEKRLINHYGIWNGMQLNYRLPDLTGFSEEQVIVDGTSVLRVDNPLPGAQVHYTLDGSVPAKESPVLNNELKVTTPGKVRFATVASNGAKSEIYTVNFKKDDWKQAAEVKPETLKQGLSADFFAGTFPNSQKMTGNIVHTEVLANVHISDTVKMASFGTKIRGYIRVPKQAIYNFYLTCDDGGILKIDNQLVIDNDGQHSAVVKSGQIALNEGYHAFAIDFIEAGGGFTLKLDYSEDGGEVKPVPDEWFSH; this is encoded by the coding sequence ATGAAAAAGGCTATTCCGTCCTTATTAGGTTTACTATTTTTCTTATATAGTGGCACTACTGCTATCGGGCAATCGTCATCCGGTCAGCTGAACCTTATCCCCTATCCTAAACAAATGGATGTACAGCAAAGCTCCTCTGCTTTTAATGCGCAGAAGCTGTTGTATTATACCACAGACAGCAAACTTTTCGGAGATGCTGAGCAGTATTTAAAGCAACATATTTTTACCGGAAACCAATGGAGCAAATCCGCTCAAAAAAATGCAAACATACAGCTGATCAGGGATAATAATATTGCTCCTGAAGGGTATCATCTGAATATCGATGAGAAAGGAATTCAAATAAAAGCATCTACACAGGCAGGAGCATTTTATGCCTTGCAGACCTTAAAACAAATGTCTGCACTGTCGGAGAGCAGCATTAACAAGTCATTTCCTTATGTAAAAATCAAAGATGCGCCCACGTATCAATGGAGAGGTGTTGAACTCGATGTTGCACGTCACTTTTTTTCTAAAGAATATCTGTTTAAGTTCATAGACCTACTGGCTCTTTATAAATTTAATAAGTTACATCTTCATTTAACCGATGATCAGGGCTGGCGGATAGAGATCAAGCGTTATCCCAAACTGACTCAGGAAGGCGCTTGGCGGTCATACAATAATCAAGACTCTGCATGTTTTGTAAAAGCAAAAGACAATCCGGACTTTAATCTGCCCAAAGAACATATACGTATCAAAGACGGAAAAGAAGAATACGGAGGATACTACACACAAGACGACATCCGGGAAATCATAAAATATGCTGCAATGCGCAGTGTAGAAATCGTCCCTGAAATCGATATGCCCGGACATATGATGATTGCGACCAAAGCTTATCCCGAACTCTTACTTGATGGAGCTTCTTCAGGTTGGGGGACACAGTTCTCCGTACCCATATGCCCTTGTAAAGAGAGTGCGTATACGTTTACACAACATGTACTACAGGAAGTAATAGATTTATTCCCAAGTAAATACATCCATATCGGAGCTGATGAAGTAGAAAAAACCAGTTGGAAAGAGTCTCCGCTGTGTCAGCAACTTATGAAAGAAGAAGGTATAGCGCACCTCGAAGATTTACAAAGTTATTTTGTTGGCCGGATCAATACCTTTATACAGAAGAATAACAAAGTCGCAATAGGCTGGGATGAGATACTGGAAGGTAAATCGGATCCGAGCATGACCGTGATGTACTGGCGGGGATGGGTCAAAGATGCTCCTCAAAAGGCAATTGAACGTAATCATCCCGTCATCATGACTCCGACCAATCCCCTGTACTTTGATTATCTGCCTAATAAAAGTTCTCTGGAAAGCGTTTACAAGCTAAATGTGGTTCCGGCAGATATTCCAGCTGAAAAAAGATCTTATATTCAAGGTGCTCAGGCTAATATATGGACAGAAATGATTCCATCTAAAGAACGTCTGGAATTTATGATCCTGCCACGGTTGAGTGCTTTGGCCGAACGGGTATGGACGGACACGACCTTATTTGAGAGTTATGAAAAAAGACTGATCAATCACTATGGTATATGGAACGGTATGCAGTTGAATTACAGATTGCCTGATCTGACAGGATTTTCAGAAGAACAGGTTATTGTAGACGGCACCTCTGTCTTGCGTGTAGACAATCCGTTACCTGGAGCTCAGGTTCATTATACGCTGGATGGATCTGTCCCTGCAAAAGAGAGCCCTGTCTTGAATAATGAATTGAAGGTCACTACTCCGGGGAAAGTCAGGTTTGCGACAGTAGCTTCTAACGGAGCAAAAAGTGAGATCTATACTGTGAATTTTAAAAAGGATGATTGGAAACAAGCTGCCGAAGTAAAACCGGAAACATTGAAACAAGGTTTATCGGCTGATTTCTTTGCCGGTACATTCCCTAATTCTCAGAAAATGACAGGTAACATAGTACATACTGAAGTATTGGCAAATGTACATATCAGTGATACAGTAAAAATGGCTTCTTTCGGAACAAAAATCCGGGGATATATCCGCGTACCAAAACAAGCTATTTATAACTTCTATCTGACTTGCGACGATGGCGGAATATTAAAAATAGATAATCAGCTTGTCATCGATAATGACGGGCAGCACTCGGCAGTTGTCAAAAGTGGACAGATAGCTTTAAACGAAGGTTATCATGCCTTTGCAATAGATTTTATTGAAGCCGGAGGCGGATTTACATTAAAACTGGATTACAGTGAAGATGGCGGAGAAGTAAAACCCGTACCTGATGAATGGTTCTCCCATTAA
- a CDS encoding SusD/RagB family nutrient-binding outer membrane lipoprotein: MKTYSIYTFLLLMGCISLNSCQKFEDLQKDPAAVYTPAPKLIMTSILMRAHDAPWSEDHRHNQYMTQNEAYYTGQTYGWTTGSYDNHYNILRDVYRMEKEAVQNGDRGGIYLTMAKFFKAYFYYRATSMFGEIPMSEAMQGESNNNFSPKYNTQEEIFAQILTWLDEANTELANSTLAGNSLEGDFFFNGNLNKWQKTVNSFKLRVLVSLSKRANDAPALRVKERFAELLNNPSKYPLILTNEDNFQLLYNSINPYPLWPADGIIIKRDIRNTLGATYVNILRNSKDPRLMIQALPASGITADPANPFNVYQGGSTGDLQSTLLRQAGDGKLSMINFDYWLSSPSGIPSVQLGASEVHFALAEGINRGWATGDAAAHFQAGIRTSMSFYGVTSDKTEAFLKAYPYAGNTTTGLDQILTQKYVAFFENSGKQAYFEQRRTGIPVFSVGPANANNNEIPKRWAYPTTEYSTNEANLKESLQRQFKGSDTQNDIMWIIK, encoded by the coding sequence ATGAAAACATACAGCATATATACATTTCTCCTTCTTATGGGATGCATATCACTTAATTCCTGTCAGAAATTTGAGGATTTGCAGAAAGATCCGGCAGCAGTATACACACCTGCTCCAAAACTTATTATGACTTCTATCCTGATGCGGGCTCATGATGCTCCCTGGAGTGAAGACCATCGTCACAATCAGTACATGACCCAAAACGAAGCTTACTACACCGGCCAAACCTATGGATGGACAACAGGCTCGTATGACAATCACTACAATATCCTTCGCGATGTCTATCGTATGGAAAAGGAGGCGGTACAGAACGGGGACCGGGGAGGAATATATCTGACTATGGCCAAATTCTTCAAGGCATACTTTTATTACCGTGCGACATCTATGTTTGGAGAAATCCCCATGAGTGAGGCTATGCAGGGAGAAAGCAACAACAATTTCTCTCCGAAGTATAATACACAGGAAGAAATCTTTGCCCAAATCCTGACATGGTTGGACGAAGCCAATACAGAACTGGCGAACAGTACTTTAGCCGGAAACAGTCTGGAAGGCGATTTTTTCTTTAATGGCAATCTGAATAAATGGCAAAAAACGGTAAATTCTTTCAAGTTGCGTGTATTGGTAAGTCTCAGTAAACGTGCTAATGATGCTCCTGCATTGCGTGTAAAAGAGCGTTTTGCGGAACTGTTGAATAATCCTTCCAAATATCCGTTGATCCTGACAAACGAAGATAATTTTCAGTTGCTTTATAACAGTATCAATCCGTATCCGCTATGGCCGGCAGATGGTATTATTATAAAACGTGATATTCGGAATACGTTAGGTGCGACATATGTCAATATCCTCCGGAATTCTAAAGATCCGAGACTGATGATTCAGGCGCTTCCGGCCTCAGGCATCACTGCTGATCCGGCAAATCCTTTCAACGTATATCAGGGTGGATCAACCGGTGATCTGCAGAGTACGCTTCTCCGGCAGGCAGGTGACGGCAAACTTTCGATGATAAATTTTGATTACTGGTTAAGTTCGCCTTCGGGTATTCCGTCTGTACAATTAGGTGCGTCAGAAGTACACTTTGCATTAGCAGAAGGGATCAACAGAGGTTGGGCTACGGGCGATGCCGCAGCACATTTTCAAGCCGGCATCCGCACATCCATGTCCTTTTACGGGGTTACTTCCGACAAAACAGAAGCATTCTTAAAAGCATATCCCTATGCCGGAAATACAACTACGGGACTTGATCAGATCCTCACACAAAAATACGTTGCCTTCTTTGAGAATTCAGGAAAACAAGCCTATTTCGAACAGCGACGTACAGGAATCCCGGTATTCAGTGTAGGACCTGCGAATGCAAATAATAACGAAATCCCAAAACGCTGGGCCTACCCGACCACAGAATACAGCACAAACGAAGCAAATCTCAAAGAATCATTACAACGACAGTTCAAAGGATCAGATACACAGAATGATATCATGTGGATCATCAAATAA
- a CDS encoding MBL fold metallo-hydrolase: MGRKGISSEEGYTGKYERERRSLMHRRRFVKAGILGVGLFCFPARSIAAGIRKANKNYHVHQFTDEGLAQFSYAVYDDTSILLIDPARDIQPYVDFAEANNLHIIAVIETHPHADFVSGHAELQRRLRIPVYVGDGCKAQFAHKPLREGDRIALNSQVYLCVLDTPGHSPESISLVLVDQKKDRALFSGDTLLFGNVGRPDLRDTDGDPHSAREQLARDMYHTVQNKLIPLDDQLDLYPAHGAGSLCASGISDATSGTIGHERLHNPAFKIRSEEEFVSWILADLGFVPAYFTFDVHLNLKGASNLEERLSAIKILSANAALPEDTLILDTRPQKYTASSYVKNAILIPGEGKFETWLGTVILPGEQFYLLAENEDRLQQRLRQIAKIGYEGQVSGALRYDRQLEGPPSIVVNDVTAHPENYYIIDVRNENEVRKNRIFKHAINIPLPDLRKRIAEIQTDKPIVVHCASGYRSAIGSSLLRKAWQNTVVYDFGPAIKNTKPQ, from the coding sequence ATGGGAAGAAAAGGGATATCATCTGAAGAAGGATACACCGGAAAGTACGAAAGGGAAAGGAGATCACTGATGCATAGAAGACGTTTTGTAAAAGCAGGCATTCTTGGAGTTGGGCTGTTCTGCTTCCCGGCAAGAAGTATAGCTGCGGGAATACGTAAAGCAAATAAGAACTACCATGTGCATCAGTTTACGGATGAAGGACTGGCTCAATTTTCTTATGCCGTATATGACGATACATCTATTTTGCTGATAGATCCTGCGAGAGATATACAACCTTATGTGGATTTTGCAGAAGCAAATAACCTGCATATCATTGCTGTTATAGAAACACACCCGCATGCAGATTTCGTGAGTGGACATGCTGAGTTGCAGCGTCGCCTTCGGATTCCGGTATATGTAGGTGACGGATGTAAGGCACAGTTTGCGCATAAGCCTTTGCGGGAAGGTGATCGTATCGCTTTAAACAGCCAGGTATATCTGTGTGTGCTGGATACTCCCGGACATTCTCCTGAGAGTATCTCTTTGGTTCTGGTCGATCAAAAAAAAGATAGGGCGCTGTTCTCTGGTGACACGTTGCTTTTCGGAAATGTGGGGCGGCCGGATTTGCGGGATACAGACGGAGATCCGCACAGTGCCCGGGAGCAACTTGCACGGGATATGTATCATACGGTTCAAAACAAACTGATTCCTTTGGATGATCAGCTTGATCTGTATCCGGCACATGGAGCCGGATCGTTGTGCGCATCGGGCATCAGTGATGCTACATCCGGTACAATCGGTCATGAACGCCTCCACAATCCGGCTTTTAAAATTCGTAGCGAAGAAGAATTTGTCTCCTGGATATTGGCAGATCTTGGGTTTGTCCCTGCATACTTTACATTTGATGTGCATCTTAATCTGAAGGGGGCTTCGAATCTGGAGGAACGTTTGTCAGCTATAAAAATACTGTCTGCTAATGCTGCACTTCCGGAGGATACGTTGATTCTGGATACAAGGCCTCAGAAATATACGGCCTCATCTTATGTTAAAAATGCTATCCTGATACCGGGGGAAGGTAAGTTTGAAACCTGGCTGGGTACAGTTATACTACCTGGTGAACAGTTTTATCTGTTGGCTGAAAATGAAGATCGTTTGCAGCAAAGACTTCGGCAGATCGCCAAGATCGGGTATGAGGGACAGGTTTCAGGGGCATTGCGGTATGACCGTCAGCTGGAAGGTCCTCCATCCATCGTGGTAAACGATGTAACCGCACATCCGGAAAATTATTACATTATTGATGTCCGAAACGAAAATGAAGTCCGTAAAAACCGTATTTTTAAGCATGCGATCAATATCCCTTTGCCTGATTTGCGGAAGCGTATCGCTGAAATTCAAACGGATAAACCTATTGTAGTTCATTGTGCTTCCGGATACCGGTCTGCTATAGGTTCAAGTTTGTTGCGGAAAGCCTGGCAAAATACAGTTGTCTACGATTTTGGACCGGCTATTAAGAATACAAAACCTCAATAA